A section of the Citrus sinensis cultivar Valencia sweet orange chromosome 8, DVS_A1.0, whole genome shotgun sequence genome encodes:
- the LOC102624098 gene encoding 2-carboxy-1,4-naphthoquinone phytyltransferase, chloroplastic isoform X1 — MLMPMAISFTKQSYVTRYPGALFSPRRSSHFCVSAKNFFRMTCRRELEFKQQCHHALFRSKDKADFSSSMHHQANEEDVSRATLIWRAIKLPIYSVALVPLTVGSATAYLQTGMFSTRRYFVLLISSVLIITWLNLSNDVYDFDTGADKNKTESVVNLVGSRTGTLVTAYLLLVLGFIGLTWASVEAGNLRAIMLLTCAVICGYIYQCPPFRLSYQGLGEPLCFAAFGPFATTAFYLLLGSTRENLCLSITATVLSASLLVGLTTSLILFCSHFHQVEGDRNVGKMSPLVRLGTERGSVVVKWAVMILYSLLFAIGLSRALPLSCIFLCAMTSPIGKLVVSYVEENHKDKGKIFMAKYYCVRFHALFGAALVAGLITARILVTKHIPKLVFQ, encoded by the exons ATGTTGATGCCAATGGCCATTTCCTTCACTAAGCAAAGTTATGTGACAAG GTATCCAGGAGCTCTGTTTTCTCCAAGGCGGTCATCACATTTCTGTGTTAGTGCTAAAAATTTTTTCCGAATGACTTGTAGAAGAGAATTAGAATTCAAGCAACAGTGCCATCATGCACTGTTTCGTTCCAAAGATAAAGCAGATTTCTCTAGTAGTATGCATCATCAGGCAAACGAAGAGGATGTCTCCAGAGCAACCTTAATATGGAGGGCCATCAAATTACCTATTTACTCCGTGGCTCTGGTTCCTCTCACT GTTGGTAGTGCAACTGCTTATTTGCAGACAGGCATGTTTTCCACCCGGCGTTATTTTGTTCTCTTGATTTCTTCTGTCCTCATTATTACTTGGCTGAATTTAAG CAATGATGTTTACGATTTCGACACAGGAgctgataaaaacaaaacagaatCAGTTGTGAACTTGGTTGGCAG CCGTACAGGGACCCTTGTTACTGCCTACTTGCTTCTTGTCCTTGGCTTCATTGGGCTGACATGGGCATCTGTGGAGGCAGGAAATCTGCGCGCAATTATGTTACTGACTTGTGCAGTTATTTGTGGTTACATATATCAG TGCCCTCCATTTAGGTTAAGTTATCAAGGATTGGGGGAGCCTTTGTGCTTTGCAGCATTTGGCCCATTTGCTACCACTGCCTTTTACTTATTGCTTGGCAGCACAAG AGAAAATCTATGTCTATCTATAACGGCTACAGTTCTTTCTGCATCACTCCTTGTTGGTTTAACAACCAGCTTAATTCTCTTTTGTAGTCACTTTCATCAG GTGGAAGGCGATCGGAATGTTGGAAAGATGTCGCCTTTG GTGAGGCTGGGAACTGAAAGAGGCTCTGTAGTGGTGAAATGGGCAGTTATGATTCTCTACTCTCTTCTTTTTGCTATTGGTTTAAGCAGAGCTCTTCCCTTGAGTTGCATC TTTCTTTGTGCCATGACTTCGCCCATCGGGAAATTGGTTGTTAGTTATGTGGAAGAGAACCACAAG gACAAAGGGAAGATCTTCATGGCAAAGTATTACTGTGTGAGATTTCACGCATTATTTGGAGCTGCATTGGTTGCTGGACTCATTACAGCTAGAATACTCGTTACAAAACATATTCCAAAGCTGGTTTTTCAGTGA
- the LOC102624098 gene encoding 2-carboxy-1,4-naphthoquinone phytyltransferase, chloroplastic isoform X3, protein MEGHQITYLLRGSGSSHYPTYTHLFSLTVLSPIEQVGSATAYLQTGMFSTRRYFVLLISSVLIITWLNLSNDVYDFDTGADKNKTESVVNLVGSRTGTLVTAYLLLVLGFIGLTWASVEAGNLRAIMLLTCAVICGYIYQCPPFRLSYQGLGEPLCFAAFGPFATTAFYLLLGSTRENLCLSITATVLSASLLVGLTTSLILFCSHFHQVEGDRNVGKMSPLVRLGTERGSVVVKWAVMILYSLLFAIGLSRALPLSCIFLCAMTSPIGKLVVSYVEENHKDKGKIFMAKYYCVRFHALFGAALVAGLITARILVTKHIPKLVFQ, encoded by the exons ATGGAGGGCCATCAAATTACCTATTTACTCCGTGGCTCTGGTTCCTCTCACT ATCCCACATACACACATCTATTCAGTCTCACTGTTTTAAGTCCCATTGAACAGGTTGGTAGTGCAACTGCTTATTTGCAGACAGGCATGTTTTCCACCCGGCGTTATTTTGTTCTCTTGATTTCTTCTGTCCTCATTATTACTTGGCTGAATTTAAG CAATGATGTTTACGATTTCGACACAGGAgctgataaaaacaaaacagaatCAGTTGTGAACTTGGTTGGCAG CCGTACAGGGACCCTTGTTACTGCCTACTTGCTTCTTGTCCTTGGCTTCATTGGGCTGACATGGGCATCTGTGGAGGCAGGAAATCTGCGCGCAATTATGTTACTGACTTGTGCAGTTATTTGTGGTTACATATATCAG TGCCCTCCATTTAGGTTAAGTTATCAAGGATTGGGGGAGCCTTTGTGCTTTGCAGCATTTGGCCCATTTGCTACCACTGCCTTTTACTTATTGCTTGGCAGCACAAG AGAAAATCTATGTCTATCTATAACGGCTACAGTTCTTTCTGCATCACTCCTTGTTGGTTTAACAACCAGCTTAATTCTCTTTTGTAGTCACTTTCATCAG GTGGAAGGCGATCGGAATGTTGGAAAGATGTCGCCTTTG GTGAGGCTGGGAACTGAAAGAGGCTCTGTAGTGGTGAAATGGGCAGTTATGATTCTCTACTCTCTTCTTTTTGCTATTGGTTTAAGCAGAGCTCTTCCCTTGAGTTGCATC TTTCTTTGTGCCATGACTTCGCCCATCGGGAAATTGGTTGTTAGTTATGTGGAAGAGAACCACAAG gACAAAGGGAAGATCTTCATGGCAAAGTATTACTGTGTGAGATTTCACGCATTATTTGGAGCTGCATTGGTTGCTGGACTCATTACAGCTAGAATACTCGTTACAAAACATATTCCAAAGCTGGTTTTTCAGTGA
- the LOC102624098 gene encoding 2-carboxy-1,4-naphthoquinone phytyltransferase, chloroplastic isoform X2: protein MLMPMAISFTKQSYVTRRELEFKQQCHHALFRSKDKADFSSSMHHQANEEDVSRATLIWRAIKLPIYSVALVPLTVGSATAYLQTGMFSTRRYFVLLISSVLIITWLNLSNDVYDFDTGADKNKTESVVNLVGSRTGTLVTAYLLLVLGFIGLTWASVEAGNLRAIMLLTCAVICGYIYQCPPFRLSYQGLGEPLCFAAFGPFATTAFYLLLGSTRENLCLSITATVLSASLLVGLTTSLILFCSHFHQVEGDRNVGKMSPLVRLGTERGSVVVKWAVMILYSLLFAIGLSRALPLSCIFLCAMTSPIGKLVVSYVEENHKDKGKIFMAKYYCVRFHALFGAALVAGLITARILVTKHIPKLVFQ from the exons ATGTTGATGCCAATGGCCATTTCCTTCACTAAGCAAAGTTATGTGACAAG AAGAGAATTAGAATTCAAGCAACAGTGCCATCATGCACTGTTTCGTTCCAAAGATAAAGCAGATTTCTCTAGTAGTATGCATCATCAGGCAAACGAAGAGGATGTCTCCAGAGCAACCTTAATATGGAGGGCCATCAAATTACCTATTTACTCCGTGGCTCTGGTTCCTCTCACT GTTGGTAGTGCAACTGCTTATTTGCAGACAGGCATGTTTTCCACCCGGCGTTATTTTGTTCTCTTGATTTCTTCTGTCCTCATTATTACTTGGCTGAATTTAAG CAATGATGTTTACGATTTCGACACAGGAgctgataaaaacaaaacagaatCAGTTGTGAACTTGGTTGGCAG CCGTACAGGGACCCTTGTTACTGCCTACTTGCTTCTTGTCCTTGGCTTCATTGGGCTGACATGGGCATCTGTGGAGGCAGGAAATCTGCGCGCAATTATGTTACTGACTTGTGCAGTTATTTGTGGTTACATATATCAG TGCCCTCCATTTAGGTTAAGTTATCAAGGATTGGGGGAGCCTTTGTGCTTTGCAGCATTTGGCCCATTTGCTACCACTGCCTTTTACTTATTGCTTGGCAGCACAAG AGAAAATCTATGTCTATCTATAACGGCTACAGTTCTTTCTGCATCACTCCTTGTTGGTTTAACAACCAGCTTAATTCTCTTTTGTAGTCACTTTCATCAG GTGGAAGGCGATCGGAATGTTGGAAAGATGTCGCCTTTG GTGAGGCTGGGAACTGAAAGAGGCTCTGTAGTGGTGAAATGGGCAGTTATGATTCTCTACTCTCTTCTTTTTGCTATTGGTTTAAGCAGAGCTCTTCCCTTGAGTTGCATC TTTCTTTGTGCCATGACTTCGCCCATCGGGAAATTGGTTGTTAGTTATGTGGAAGAGAACCACAAG gACAAAGGGAAGATCTTCATGGCAAAGTATTACTGTGTGAGATTTCACGCATTATTTGGAGCTGCATTGGTTGCTGGACTCATTACAGCTAGAATACTCGTTACAAAACATATTCCAAAGCTGGTTTTTCAGTGA
- the LOC102624098 gene encoding 2-carboxy-1,4-naphthoquinone phytyltransferase, chloroplastic isoform X4, producing the protein MTSKFGSSLADPTYTHLFSLTVLSPIEQVGSATAYLQTGMFSTRRYFVLLISSVLIITWLNLSNDVYDFDTGADKNKTESVVNLVGSRTGTLVTAYLLLVLGFIGLTWASVEAGNLRAIMLLTCAVICGYIYQCPPFRLSYQGLGEPLCFAAFGPFATTAFYLLLGSTRENLCLSITATVLSASLLVGLTTSLILFCSHFHQVEGDRNVGKMSPLVRLGTERGSVVVKWAVMILYSLLFAIGLSRALPLSCIFLCAMTSPIGKLVVSYVEENHKDKGKIFMAKYYCVRFHALFGAALVAGLITARILVTKHIPKLVFQ; encoded by the exons ATGACCAGTAAATTTGGTTCTTCTCTAGCAGATCCCACATACACACATCTATTCAGTCTCACTGTTTTAAGTCCCATTGAACAGGTTGGTAGTGCAACTGCTTATTTGCAGACAGGCATGTTTTCCACCCGGCGTTATTTTGTTCTCTTGATTTCTTCTGTCCTCATTATTACTTGGCTGAATTTAAG CAATGATGTTTACGATTTCGACACAGGAgctgataaaaacaaaacagaatCAGTTGTGAACTTGGTTGGCAG CCGTACAGGGACCCTTGTTACTGCCTACTTGCTTCTTGTCCTTGGCTTCATTGGGCTGACATGGGCATCTGTGGAGGCAGGAAATCTGCGCGCAATTATGTTACTGACTTGTGCAGTTATTTGTGGTTACATATATCAG TGCCCTCCATTTAGGTTAAGTTATCAAGGATTGGGGGAGCCTTTGTGCTTTGCAGCATTTGGCCCATTTGCTACCACTGCCTTTTACTTATTGCTTGGCAGCACAAG AGAAAATCTATGTCTATCTATAACGGCTACAGTTCTTTCTGCATCACTCCTTGTTGGTTTAACAACCAGCTTAATTCTCTTTTGTAGTCACTTTCATCAG GTGGAAGGCGATCGGAATGTTGGAAAGATGTCGCCTTTG GTGAGGCTGGGAACTGAAAGAGGCTCTGTAGTGGTGAAATGGGCAGTTATGATTCTCTACTCTCTTCTTTTTGCTATTGGTTTAAGCAGAGCTCTTCCCTTGAGTTGCATC TTTCTTTGTGCCATGACTTCGCCCATCGGGAAATTGGTTGTTAGTTATGTGGAAGAGAACCACAAG gACAAAGGGAAGATCTTCATGGCAAAGTATTACTGTGTGAGATTTCACGCATTATTTGGAGCTGCATTGGTTGCTGGACTCATTACAGCTAGAATACTCGTTACAAAACATATTCCAAAGCTGGTTTTTCAGTGA